From Treponema sp. OMZ 787:
ACATAAATTGCTCTCAGCTTTTGCAAGAAAGTCTAAAAAAACAACTTCAAACGGTTTTACAAACGCGATAAGTTTTATGGATGTTTTTTAATTCTTCCTAAAAATATTTACGAGGTTGACGGTTATAGGAATCGTGCAAATTAAACCTATACTCCCCGAAACGGCCCGCAATATCTCGGCAGATAAAAGCTCCAAGTTTATAATTTCCGTAAAGCCGTTGGAAAAAATTATAAAGAGTAAGAGCACGGGGATTGATGTACTCACATAGGCCAAAATAAGAGTGTTTGACATAGAACCTATTATATCCCGGCCTATATTCATTCCGGATTTTACAAGCTGCTTATTCGAAATCTTAGGACTTACAGAAATTATTTCCCACATTGCAGAAGAAACGGACATGGCGACATCCATGACAGCCCCGAGGGAACCTATCATAATTCCTGCAAATAAAAGGCCCTGATAATCTATCTTACGGTATTGAGGCACAAAGGCCAGCATTTGGGCATCCTCGTTTCCAAGGCCCGAAAGCCTTAAAATTTTTCCTGCAGCAAAGGCAAAAAGGCCTGCAATAATAACGCCGCCTATGGTTCCTAAAATAGCCGTGTAAGTCTTTTTATTCTTCCCCGAAATTATAAAAAGAGTAATTACTGAAGCAGAGCTGCAAATTATAACAGCCCAAAGCATAGGATTATAGCCTCGAATGATAAGAGGAAGGAAGAGGCCGAATATGAGGCCCACGGTAAGCCCAAGAGAGATAAGGGCCTTTACTCCGTTTTTTTTGCCGACAAAGATTAAAACCGAAGCAAAGATAAGAATAAGAGCATAGACCTTATAATCCCTTGCCCTCTCGTAAATGCGCAAATTATTTACCTTGCCTGTTTCGTCTTCATCGAGCTGTAAGATGAGTTTTTCGTTTACCTTAAAAATCAGCTTATAAGGAATTGCAAGCTCTATCGTGTTCCGGATTGTGTAAACCTCTCCCCTGTGCTTCCCCGTTAAAATTTTGACCTTTAAGTGCTGGTAACGGAAATCCGATTCTATAGGAATATCGGGGCGGCTCTCCCTTGTGTCGTCATAAACGATTTCGATAACCCTGGCCTTAACAGCCTCGCTTTTGGGAGCGTTTATCTGAGCATCATAGTATTGGCTTAAGCCCTGATATTTATTGTCCAGGCCGTTAGACCGGTCTTTAGACAGGGATCCGGAAGACGCTTGCCCTGTATCTTCCGCAGATAGATTAAAACATAGAATAAGGATTACAATAAAAGTGAAAATACGTTTCATGTTTGATTCCGGCAGATTTGATTTTAAGAAAAAGCGGTGCAAAATTTTTCACACCGCTTTAAATTGGTTCCCGTTATTTGCTTATATCTTTAATATAATCTA
This genomic window contains:
- a CDS encoding YibE/F family protein, whose protein sequence is MKRIFTFIVILILCFNLSAEDTGQASSGSLSKDRSNGLDNKYQGLSQYYDAQINAPKSEAVKARVIEIVYDDTRESRPDIPIESDFRYQHLKVKILTGKHRGEVYTIRNTIELAIPYKLIFKVNEKLILQLDEDETGKVNNLRIYERARDYKVYALILIFASVLIFVGKKNGVKALISLGLTVGLIFGLFLPLIIRGYNPMLWAVIICSSASVITLFIISGKNKKTYTAILGTIGGVIIAGLFAFAAGKILRLSGLGNEDAQMLAFVPQYRKIDYQGLLFAGIMIGSLGAVMDVAMSVSSAMWEIISVSPKISNKQLVKSGMNIGRDIIGSMSNTLILAYVSTSIPVLLLFIIFSNGFTEIINLELLSAEILRAVSGSIGLICTIPITVNLVNIFRKN